In Anaerolineales bacterium, the following proteins share a genomic window:
- the lpdA gene encoding dihydrolipoyl dehydrogenase: protein MAENFDVVVIGAGPAGYVAAIRAAQLKQKVAIVDKQWLGGVCLNVGCIPSKSLLKNAEVAHTLRERGKDFGFSFDNLKLDYGVAFKRSRSNSDRLTKGVGFLMKKNNIAVFMGSALFKAKDTLAVTDKDGKVTELKAKNIIVATGASAATLPNVKVDGKKIVTYAEAIMQDSLPASVLIVGGGSIGVEFATIWNSYGVDVTIVELLPRILPREDEEISKELTKELTKRGIQIKTGIKFESIEVSGSKVKAKLPGETLEVDQVLVATAFTPNSKNLGLEAVGVKVSERGMVEVNEKMQTNVPGIWAIGDVTGKLMLAHVGSVMGIICAENIAGAETTTLDYEMMPRATYCHPQVASFGLTEAQARERGFNIKVGRFPFQANGKALGMGDYAGWVKIVMDEKYGEILGAHMIGPEVTELLPELTLARMMELTPHEIARNVHAHPTLSEALMEAAHGAEGSPIHL, encoded by the coding sequence ATGGCAGAAAATTTCGATGTGGTCGTCATCGGCGCGGGACCGGCGGGATACGTCGCCGCGATCCGCGCCGCGCAACTCAAGCAGAAGGTTGCGATTGTAGACAAGCAGTGGCTGGGCGGCGTGTGTTTGAACGTCGGGTGCATCCCGTCTAAGTCCCTATTGAAGAACGCGGAAGTGGCGCACACACTGCGCGAACGCGGCAAGGATTTCGGTTTCTCGTTCGATAATTTGAAACTCGATTACGGCGTTGCTTTCAAACGTTCGCGCTCCAATTCGGATCGGCTCACCAAGGGCGTCGGCTTCTTGATGAAGAAAAACAACATCGCGGTCTTCATGGGGTCAGCGCTGTTCAAAGCCAAAGACACGCTGGCTGTAACCGATAAGGACGGCAAGGTTACTGAACTGAAAGCGAAGAATATCATCGTCGCCACCGGCGCAAGCGCGGCGACATTGCCCAATGTAAAAGTGGACGGGAAGAAGATCGTCACCTACGCGGAAGCGATCATGCAGGATTCACTGCCCGCGTCCGTTCTGATCGTGGGAGGCGGCTCCATCGGCGTCGAGTTTGCCACCATCTGGAATTCGTACGGCGTGGACGTGACCATCGTCGAGTTACTGCCGCGCATCCTGCCGCGCGAAGACGAAGAGATCAGCAAGGAACTGACAAAGGAATTGACGAAGCGGGGCATTCAGATCAAGACCGGCATTAAGTTTGAGAGCATCGAAGTTTCAGGCTCAAAGGTTAAAGCGAAACTGCCCGGCGAAACGCTCGAAGTGGATCAAGTGTTGGTCGCGACTGCCTTTACGCCGAACAGCAAAAATCTGGGGCTCGAAGCGGTGGGAGTCAAAGTGAGCGAGCGCGGCATGGTGGAAGTCAACGAAAAAATGCAGACCAACGTGCCGGGCATCTGGGCGATCGGCGATGTGACTGGCAAACTCATGCTGGCGCACGTCGGCTCGGTGATGGGAATCATCTGCGCGGAGAATATCGCGGGAGCGGAGACAACCACGCTCGATTACGAGATGATGCCGCGCGCCACGTATTGCCATCCGCAGGTGGCGTCGTTCGGGCTCACGGAAGCACAAGCGCGCGAGCGCGGGTTCAACATCAAAGTGGGACGCTTCCCGTTTCAAGCGAACGGCAAAGCGCTGGGCATGGGCGATTACGCTGGTTGGGTGAAGATCGTGATGGACGAAAAATACGGCGAGATTTTGGGCGCGCACATGATCGGTCCTGAAGTGACCGAGTTGCTTCCCGAACTGACGCTGGCGCGCATGATGGAATTGACGCCGCACGAGATCGCGCGCAACGTCCACGCGCACCCGACGCTGAGCGAAGCGCTGATGGAAGCCGCGCACGGCGCGGAGGGGAGTCCGATCCATCTCTAG
- a CDS encoding PLP-dependent aminotransferase family protein has product MNLLPVAQTQVPPGVIDLGLGNPPLSTLPLDLIRTAAYDALTQSDNSFLQYGTEQGDGYFRAALADFLSKGYEFPVHAENLFITSGISNALDLLCSFFTKAGDTIFVEEPSYFLALKIFADHHLNVIPIETDDRGLIPASLAGTLDSASPKFLYLIPAFQNPTGRTLPQERREEIVRLAEKYNFLIVADEVYQLLNYSQQPPKPFGAYVDSQRVVSLGSFSKILAPGLRLGWIHSHANILNRIANSGLLDSGGGLNPFTSAIMRGVVASGGLESNIGRLKQKYANQIAVMDEALSRHLPQAKYALPHGGYFFWLQFPPRVDASELRTRASAFKVDFRPGALFSSNGGMKNFMRLCFVYYEAEQIEEGIRRLRELYLSSAAFTAA; this is encoded by the coding sequence ATGAACCTTCTCCCCGTTGCTCAAACCCAAGTTCCGCCCGGTGTGATTGACCTCGGCTTAGGCAACCCTCCGCTTTCGACGTTACCGCTCGATCTGATTCGCACAGCCGCATATGACGCGCTCACGCAAAGTGACAACTCCTTTTTGCAATACGGCACAGAGCAAGGCGACGGTTACTTCCGCGCGGCGCTGGCAGATTTTTTGAGCAAGGGGTATGAGTTTCCCGTCCACGCTGAAAATTTATTCATCACCTCGGGCATCTCGAACGCGCTGGATCTGCTGTGCAGTTTCTTCACCAAGGCGGGCGATACGATCTTCGTGGAGGAACCGTCCTACTTTCTCGCGCTCAAGATTTTCGCCGACCATCATTTGAACGTGATTCCCATCGAGACCGACGACCGCGGACTCATCCCCGCCTCTCTCGCAGGGACGCTTGATTCGGCTTCCCCAAAATTCCTCTACCTCATCCCCGCATTCCAAAACCCGACGGGGCGCACGCTTCCGCAGGAACGCCGCGAGGAAATTGTGAGGCTCGCGGAAAAATACAACTTCCTCATCGTAGCGGATGAAGTCTATCAACTCTTGAATTATTCACAACAACCCCCCAAGCCTTTCGGCGCGTACGTTGATTCTCAGCGCGTCGTTTCGCTGGGGTCGTTCTCGAAGATACTCGCTCCGGGATTAAGGCTGGGCTGGATTCATTCTCATGCCAATATTCTCAACCGCATCGCAAACAGCGGATTGCTCGACAGCGGCGGAGGGTTGAATCCGTTCACGTCTGCGATCATGCGCGGGGTGGTCGCGTCGGGCGGGTTGGAAAGCAACATCGGGCGACTCAAGCAGAAGTACGCGAACCAGATTGCCGTCATGGATGAAGCGTTGAGTCGTCATCTGCCGCAAGCCAAATACGCGCTCCCTCATGGCGGATATTTCTTCTGGTTGCAATTTCCTCCGCGCGTTGACGCGAGCGAACTTCGTACTCGCGCCTCCGCCTTCAAAGTGGATTTCCGCCCGGGCGCGTTATTCTCCTCCAATGGTGGGATGAAAAATTTTATGCGCCTATGTTTCGTTTATTACGAAGCGGAGCAGATCGAAGAGGGGATTCGGCGTTTGCGGGAACTTTATTTGTCTAGCGCCGCTTTCACTGCCGCATAA
- a CDS encoding thiamine pyrophosphate-dependent enzyme, whose amino-acid sequence MPKSRNSEKLPLEKEEIIKDYRFAYQSRQASLIGRREVLSGKAKFGIFGDGKEIVNIAIARHFRKGDWRSGYYRDQTWMFMLNIMSAQEFFAQLYAHADVNQEPNTGGRSMDAHFASRFINPDGSWKNQTESYNTSADVSPTGSQMPRATGLAYASVLYRKIEELKAFPQFSHNGDEVTWVSIGNASTAEGMFWETVNAIGVLKAPAIIVVYDDGYGISVSNEYQMVKGNVGDLLQGFQRKPKTKDGYDLYRVKAWDYPALMQTFRAASDTARKDHVPALVHVTEATQPQGHSTSGSHERYKSAERLKFEEEFDGVHKMKEWMLANKIATEKDFTQWEKEDYEVVENIRKVAWDAYLNPILEERAQVMDMLDEIAGSSSHASALNQVRERLANLPSATRRDVHSAAHEALRILRTEANPSKQVLIQWKTEQDAVNRERYSSRLYNGTAVSVHEVKPTYSSASPTAFGFEVVNAAFDAILARDPRVIAFGEDVGKLGDVNQGFKGMQEKYGKFRVTDTGIRETTILGQAIGMALRGLRPICEIQYLDYILYALQIMSDDLATLHWRTAGGQSAPVIVRTRGHRLEGVWHSGSLMAGLIHLVRGMHVLVPRDMTRAAGFYNTLLKADEPAVVVEVLNGYRVKEKLPDNIGEFTVPLGVPEILRKGADVTVVTYGACCRIALDAAEKLSRVGIEIEVVDVQSLLPFDIHGKIIESLKKTNRILVVDEDVPGGTSAYMMQEVIEKQGGYFHLDSPARTLPGQAHRPAYGSDGDYWSKPNAETIFDAVYEMMNEVDPHQYPQIL is encoded by the coding sequence ATGCCCAAAAGCAGAAACTCTGAGAAACTCCCACTCGAAAAAGAAGAGATCATTAAAGATTACCGCTTCGCTTACCAGAGCCGGCAGGCTTCGCTCATTGGGCGGCGAGAGGTGTTGAGCGGCAAGGCAAAGTTCGGCATCTTCGGCGACGGCAAGGAGATCGTCAACATCGCAATTGCGCGACACTTCCGCAAAGGGGATTGGCGTTCGGGATATTATCGTGACCAGACCTGGATGTTCATGCTTAACATCATGAGCGCCCAGGAATTTTTTGCCCAACTGTACGCCCATGCGGATGTGAATCAAGAACCAAACACCGGCGGGCGCAGCATGGACGCACACTTCGCCAGTCGTTTCATCAACCCCGACGGTTCGTGGAAAAATCAAACTGAGTCGTACAACACATCGGCGGACGTCTCACCAACGGGTTCACAGATGCCGCGCGCCACAGGGCTGGCATACGCGTCCGTGTTGTATCGCAAGATCGAAGAGTTGAAAGCGTTCCCGCAGTTCTCGCACAACGGCGACGAAGTGACGTGGGTCAGCATCGGCAACGCATCCACAGCGGAGGGCATGTTTTGGGAAACGGTCAACGCCATCGGCGTGTTGAAAGCGCCGGCGATCATTGTCGTGTACGATGACGGCTATGGCATCTCAGTCTCCAACGAATATCAGATGGTTAAGGGAAATGTCGGCGACCTGCTCCAAGGGTTCCAACGCAAACCGAAAACAAAAGATGGCTACGATCTGTATCGCGTCAAAGCGTGGGATTATCCCGCGTTGATGCAAACGTTCCGCGCCGCGTCCGACACCGCGCGCAAAGATCATGTCCCCGCGCTGGTGCATGTCACCGAGGCGACACAGCCGCAAGGTCACAGCACCAGCGGTTCACACGAGCGTTATAAATCCGCCGAGCGGTTGAAGTTCGAGGAAGAGTTCGACGGCGTGCACAAGATGAAAGAGTGGATGCTCGCAAATAAAATTGCGACCGAAAAAGATTTCACGCAATGGGAAAAAGAAGATTACGAAGTTGTTGAAAATATCCGCAAGGTGGCGTGGGATGCGTATTTGAATCCAATTCTCGAAGAGCGCGCGCAAGTGATGGATATGCTCGACGAGATCGCGGGCAGTTCGAGTCACGCGTCGGCGTTGAATCAGGTTCGGGAGCGGCTGGCAAATCTCCCGTCGGCGACGAGGCGGGATGTCCACAGTGCGGCGCATGAGGCGTTGCGAATCCTCCGCACGGAAGCGAATCCATCCAAGCAGGTTTTAATCCAATGGAAGACCGAACAGGATGCGGTGAATCGCGAGCGATACAGTTCGCGTCTTTACAACGGGACGGCTGTTTCTGTCCATGAAGTGAAACCGACCTATTCGAGCGCGTCGCCGACGGCGTTCGGCTTTGAAGTGGTAAATGCCGCGTTCGATGCAATTCTGGCGCGCGACCCACGCGTGATCGCGTTCGGCGAAGACGTGGGCAAACTCGGCGATGTGAACCAAGGTTTCAAAGGGATGCAGGAAAAATACGGCAAGTTCCGCGTGACTGATACGGGGATTCGCGAGACGACGATTTTGGGACAAGCCATCGGCATGGCTTTGCGCGGCTTGCGACCGATTTGTGAAATTCAATATCTTGATTACATTTTGTACGCGTTGCAGATCATGTCCGACGATTTGGCGACTCTGCATTGGCGTACCGCGGGCGGACAGTCGGCGCCTGTGATCGTGCGGACGCGCGGTCATCGTTTGGAAGGCGTCTGGCATTCGGGTTCGTTGATGGCTGGCTTGATCCATCTCGTGCGCGGGATGCACGTGCTTGTGCCGCGTGATATGACACGTGCGGCTGGCTTTTATAACACGCTGTTGAAAGCAGACGAACCTGCTGTGGTGGTTGAGGTATTGAACGGTTATCGTGTAAAGGAAAAATTGCCCGACAATATCGGCGAGTTCACCGTTCCGCTCGGCGTGCCTGAGATCCTTCGCAAAGGGGCGGATGTGACCGTCGTCACATACGGCGCGTGTTGCCGCATCGCGCTGGACGCGGCGGAGAAGTTATCGAGGGTCGGCATCGAGATCGAAGTGGTGGACGTGCAGTCGCTGTTGCCGTTCGATATTCACGGGAAAATCATCGAGTCGCTCAAGAAAACAAATCGCATTCTGGTCGTGGATGAGGACGTGCCCGGCGGCACGTCCGCGTACATGATGCAGGAAGTTATCGAGAAACAAGGCGGATATTTCCATTTGGATTCCCCCGCACGCACCTTGCCCGGTCAAGCACATCGCCCCGCGTATGGAAGTGATGGAGATTACTGGTCAAAGCCAAATGCCGAGACGATTTTCGACGCGGTGTATGAGATGATGAATGAGGTTGATCCTCATCAGTACCCTCAGATTCTTTAA
- a CDS encoding dienelactone hydrolase family protein, which translates to MSIQKSEIQLDANGKKVNAYLANGGGRGVLVLHAWWGLKPFFKQVCDRLAEQGFVALAPDYYQGRVAATVDEAKAMLENDNEELMGSAIKAAHDHLAAHTKQPIGVVGFSMGAGWALPVAAHESDVAAVVQFYGAGEADYENFKAKVLGHFSDVDEWESLDWVRKMEADMKAARVDVTIHIYPGVAHWFVEEDRPEYDASAAKLAWERTFEFLEQNL; encoded by the coding sequence ATGTCCATCCAAAAATCCGAAATTCAACTTGATGCGAACGGAAAGAAAGTCAACGCGTATCTTGCCAACGGCGGCGGACGCGGCGTCTTGGTTCTGCACGCTTGGTGGGGACTCAAACCGTTCTTCAAACAGGTTTGCGACCGCCTCGCCGAGCAAGGATTCGTCGCGCTGGCGCCCGATTATTATCAAGGACGCGTCGCCGCAACGGTTGACGAAGCCAAAGCAATGCTGGAAAACGACAACGAAGAATTAATGGGCTCCGCGATCAAAGCCGCGCACGATCATCTCGCCGCGCACACGAAGCAACCCATTGGCGTGGTTGGATTCTCGATGGGTGCTGGGTGGGCGTTGCCCGTCGCGGCGCATGAGTCCGACGTTGCCGCGGTGGTTCAATTCTACGGCGCGGGCGAGGCGGATTACGAAAATTTCAAAGCGAAGGTACTGGGTCATTTTTCGGATGTGGACGAATGGGAGTCGCTCGATTGGGTCAGGAAGATGGAAGCGGATATGAAAGCCGCCCGTGTGGACGTGACGATTCACATCTACCCGGGAGTTGCCCACTGGTTCGTGGAGGAGGATCGCCCCGAGTACGACGCATCTGCGGCGAAACTGGCGTGGGAACGGACGTTCGAGTTCCTCGAGCAAAACCTGTAA
- a CDS encoding isoprenylcysteine carboxylmethyltransferase family protein, whose protein sequence is MSEKKDHADVKIHPPVLLVIHIAVAWLLGRFIALPFAISPAIRNIGLGLAGVGFLCGLWAFVTFVKARTTLNPHGSVRSIVSTGIYRFTRNPIYLGMVLMLIGFPLAFGNVWGIPLTLAFVPLMNKLVIEHEEAYLAKKFGEGYTGYRSRVRRWL, encoded by the coding sequence ATGAGTGAAAAGAAAGATCACGCGGATGTGAAAATCCATCCGCCGGTGTTGTTGGTGATTCACATCGCGGTGGCTTGGCTGTTGGGCAGGTTTATCGCTTTGCCCTTTGCTATCTCGCCTGCGATTCGCAACATCGGGCTGGGATTGGCGGGAGTCGGATTCTTGTGTGGGTTGTGGGCGTTCGTCACCTTCGTGAAAGCGCGGACGACGTTGAATCCGCATGGGTCGGTGAGGAGCATCGTTTCGACGGGGATCTATCGCTTCACGCGCAATCCGATATATCTTGGGATGGTCTTGATGCTAATTGGTTTTCCGTTGGCGTTTGGGAATGTGTGGGGGATTCCGCTGACGCTGGCGTTCGTCCCGTTGATGAATAAGTTGGTGATCGAACATGAAGAGGCGTACCTGGCGAAAAAGTTCGGGGAGGGGTACACAGGCTACAGGTCCCGCGTGAGGCGGTGGTTGTAA
- a CDS encoding dihydrolipoamide acetyltransferase family protein: MATKVLVPLLGEGVEEVTVIKWLKKEGDSVNELEPLLEVNTDKVDTEIPAPASGTVLKIVAEEGIPAKVGAVLAFIGKPGESVESGKVESAPAKTESKVESQKLEEQPATLNLRPSADLGFISPVVAKIAAEHGVNLQQVQGTGMNGRITKNDVLDYVEGRKSKVEGQLAKSVNLQPATLKPIEGGQLIKHSVIRKSIAEHMVMSKRTSPHVLTVMEADMSRVMKHRSANKEIFSRDGVNLTFTAYFMMAIVAGLKNYPVTNSSWTDEGVLVHKAVNLGMAVSLGDEGLIVPVIKGADDLSLLAMARTVNDLANRARAKKLQPDEVKGGTFTLTNHGSSKSLFAFPVINQPQCGILGVGAMQKRVVVIDDAIAIRPMVYLSFVFDHRILDGASADNFLMKVKETLEGWS; encoded by the coding sequence ATGGCAACCAAAGTTTTAGTCCCATTACTCGGCGAAGGGGTCGAAGAAGTAACTGTCATCAAGTGGCTAAAGAAAGAGGGCGACTCGGTCAATGAGTTGGAGCCTTTGCTTGAAGTCAACACCGACAAGGTGGACACGGAAATCCCCGCGCCCGCGTCGGGGACGGTGTTGAAGATCGTGGCGGAGGAGGGTATCCCTGCGAAGGTGGGGGCGGTGCTGGCATTCATCGGCAAGCCGGGAGAAAGTGTGGAAAGTGGGAAAGTGGAAAGCGCTCCTGCAAAAACAGAGTCGAAAGTCGAAAGTCAAAAGTTGGAAGAACAACCTGCGACTTTGAACCTTAGACCTTCGGCTGATCTAGGTTTCATCTCGCCCGTCGTGGCAAAGATCGCGGCGGAGCATGGCGTCAATTTACAACAGGTGCAAGGCACGGGGATGAATGGACGGATCACAAAGAACGACGTACTTGATTATGTTGAAGGTCGAAAGTCAAAGGTCGAAGGTCAACTTGCAAAATCTGTAAACCTGCAACCTGCAACCTTGAAACCGATCGAGGGCGGCCAACTCATCAAGCACTCCGTCATCCGCAAGTCCATCGCGGAGCATATGGTCATGTCCAAGCGCACGTCGCCGCACGTGTTGACCGTAATGGAAGCGGATATGTCTCGCGTGATGAAGCATCGCTCCGCCAACAAGGAGATTTTCTCACGCGATGGAGTCAATCTCACATTCACAGCCTATTTCATGATGGCAATCGTGGCGGGGTTGAAAAATTACCCTGTCACCAACTCGTCGTGGACGGATGAGGGCGTGCTAGTACACAAAGCGGTCAATCTTGGCATGGCAGTTTCATTGGGCGATGAAGGTTTGATCGTCCCTGTCATCAAAGGCGCGGATGATCTATCCCTGCTGGCGATGGCTCGCACAGTGAACGATCTTGCCAACCGCGCCCGCGCGAAGAAATTGCAACCCGATGAAGTGAAAGGCGGCACGTTCACGTTGACGAATCACGGCAGTAGCAAGTCGCTTTTTGCGTTTCCAGTCATCAACCAGCCGCAGTGCGGAATCCTCGGTGTCGGCGCGATGCAGAAGCGCGTGGTTGTAATTGATGATGCGATTGCCATCCGCCCGATGGTGTATTTGTCGTTTGTGTTCGATCATCGGATTCTCGATGGCGCGTCTGCGGATAATTTCCTGATGAAGGTGAAGGAGACGTTGGAGGGGTGGAGTTAG
- a CDS encoding substrate-binding domain-containing protein, protein MTPASKRKTIGIFASQVGRAWGAEFIAGINDAAEASDVNVVHFIGGALKRVVDAEDNKASFGLYDLAQPAQFDGLILTADVAYGASADDLKEFRKRFGNAPVVTQSVELEGASMFVPDNVNGMRAEVRHLIEMHGYKQIAFVRGIAGQLDAEQRFQAYKEELKAHGLPFDAKLVIEGDFTSESGREAVFTLLDKRKAGKAGVQAIVAANDGMAFGALEALQQRGVRVPDDVAVAGFDDQREAQATGVPLTTVRQSFYTAGKQAFDALMMRVNGGTVKKVTVTPTQLLIRWSCGCLPENVKQAAVAPRDVAKTGRLENKREAALRALLSAAGVTENDPSRVAFREGFGRAWDSFLLALNETSTSDDFLKDINAVVELMHKQGLTAGTWHNVISVLRRYALGGITDHNVMLIAENLFQQARLLTGELSQRAQAYRRLALEQQEHTLQGFSFSMAPVMTMNEVGAAVTEHFPTMGIQRWYVMYFGEAGAPPNMSSSQDSYNVLFQYEDGKFEIPKQRTVLTTGQLTPQGRIPQDRRTTAIVMPLTLARNRFGFMWTEMGARDWEVYVRVRNLVSSALLRIMLAQQREQAQQQVERLLKEARDRATELSIAKEWSEQTAVENAKLYSSEQARRRAAEALTNALQEISSLGKVAEAPGQIVKELANVIPHERSALFLNEVNGVDLAAHRGFPSGAPVEELNYNINGTNILHFVAKQNKPMLVNDIQQTRGWGQSPWLPSDRSVLCLPLTSKNKFIGMLILTRSEISAFNPDDVLLASTFALQATIALENAKLFDEVTRFNEMMNRMVEQRVAELGVAHDTLKKLDKNKSDFIQVAAHELRTPLTVVKGYMGMVKAAPAVQSNAALTQAVEGVLQGTERLHQVVNSMLDVARLENQVLNPHLELVTLAPILRLIQKDYADDLQTRQLALELDPSLNSVPPVLADSELLQKALDNVIVNAIKFTPDGGKIHVDAGVVPNGSDQFCEIRVHDTGIGIDPANHKIVFEKLYQLGKVELHSSGRTKFKGGGPGLGLAIAAGIVKAHRGKIWVESPGYDEEKLPGSTFFIQIPLAK, encoded by the coding sequence ATGACACCTGCATCCAAACGTAAAACGATCGGCATTTTTGCATCCCAAGTGGGGCGCGCTTGGGGCGCGGAGTTCATCGCGGGTATCAACGATGCCGCCGAAGCGTCCGATGTGAACGTGGTGCATTTTATCGGGGGCGCGCTTAAACGGGTTGTGGATGCAGAAGATAATAAAGCGTCGTTCGGTTTGTATGATCTTGCCCAGCCCGCGCAATTCGACGGGTTGATCCTGACCGCAGATGTTGCCTACGGCGCCAGCGCGGACGATTTGAAGGAGTTCCGCAAACGGTTTGGCAATGCGCCGGTGGTGACTCAATCGGTGGAGTTAGAAGGCGCTTCGATGTTCGTGCCGGATAATGTGAATGGAATGCGCGCCGAGGTGCGGCATTTGATCGAGATGCACGGTTACAAACAGATCGCTTTTGTGCGCGGCATTGCGGGGCAGTTGGATGCCGAACAGCGTTTTCAAGCCTATAAGGAAGAACTTAAGGCGCATGGTTTGCCGTTTGACGCGAAACTTGTGATCGAGGGCGATTTCACCTCTGAGAGCGGACGCGAGGCGGTGTTCACCTTGTTAGACAAGCGCAAGGCGGGCAAGGCGGGCGTGCAAGCGATCGTCGCGGCGAATGACGGGATGGCGTTTGGCGCGCTCGAGGCGCTGCAGCAACGCGGTGTGCGCGTGCCGGATGACGTCGCGGTGGCAGGCTTCGACGATCAACGCGAGGCGCAAGCCACCGGCGTTCCGCTCACGACGGTGCGACAGTCGTTTTATACGGCAGGTAAACAGGCGTTCGATGCGTTGATGATGCGGGTCAATGGCGGCACGGTGAAGAAAGTGACGGTTACGCCGACGCAGTTGTTGATCCGCTGGTCGTGCGGATGTCTGCCTGAAAACGTGAAGCAAGCCGCGGTCGCGCCGCGCGACGTGGCAAAGACTGGCAGGTTGGAGAATAAACGCGAAGCCGCGTTGCGCGCGCTGTTGAGCGCCGCCGGAGTGACCGAAAACGACCCTTCCCGCGTCGCGTTCCGCGAGGGATTCGGGCGCGCGTGGGATTCGTTCCTGTTGGCGTTGAACGAAACTTCCACCAGCGACGATTTTCTCAAAGATATCAACGCGGTGGTCGAGTTGATGCACAAACAGGGGTTGACCGCCGGCACGTGGCATAACGTCATCTCGGTGCTGAGGCGGTACGCCTTGGGTGGCATTACCGACCATAATGTGATGCTGATCGCGGAGAATCTCTTCCAGCAGGCGCGTTTGTTGACCGGCGAACTTTCACAGCGCGCGCAGGCATACCGCCGGTTGGCGCTCGAACAGCAGGAACATACCTTGCAGGGATTCAGCTTTTCGATGGCGCCGGTCATGACGATGAACGAAGTCGGCGCGGCGGTTACGGAACATTTCCCGACGATGGGGATTCAGCGTTGGTATGTGATGTATTTCGGCGAGGCTGGCGCGCCGCCAAACATGTCGTCGTCGCAGGACAGTTACAATGTGCTCTTTCAATACGAAGACGGAAAATTCGAAATCCCCAAACAGCGCACCGTGCTTACCACCGGTCAACTGACGCCGCAAGGACGCATTCCGCAAGACCGGCGCACGACGGCGATCGTCATGCCGCTGACGTTGGCGCGCAACCGCTTCGGTTTCATGTGGACCGAGATGGGCGCGCGCGATTGGGAAGTGTACGTGCGCGTTCGCAACCTCGTGAGCAGCGCCTTATTGCGCATCATGCTTGCCCAGCAAAGGGAACAGGCTCAACAACAAGTGGAGCGCCTGCTCAAAGAAGCGCGCGACCGCGCCACCGAGTTATCTATCGCCAAGGAATGGTCCGAGCAGACCGCCGTCGAGAACGCGAAGTTATATTCGAGCGAACAAGCCCGCCGTCGCGCGGCAGAAGCGTTGACCAACGCCCTGCAGGAAATTTCGTCGCTGGGCAAAGTTGCCGAAGCGCCGGGGCAGATCGTCAAAGAGTTGGCGAATGTCATCCCGCACGAACGGAGCGCGCTTTTCCTCAACGAGGTCAACGGTGTGGATCTCGCGGCGCATCGCGGCTTTCCATCGGGCGCGCCGGTCGAAGAATTAAATTACAACATCAATGGCACGAACATCCTGCACTTCGTCGCCAAGCAGAACAAGCCGATGCTCGTCAACGACATCCAACAGACGCGCGGTTGGGGGCAATCGCCGTGGCTTCCGTCCGATCGTTCGGTGTTGTGCCTGCCGTTGACTTCCAAGAACAAATTCATCGGGATGTTGATCCTCACGCGTAGCGAAATCTCCGCGTTCAACCCCGACGACGTTTTGCTCGCCAGCACGTTCGCGTTGCAAGCCACCATCGCGCTCGAGAACGCCAAACTCTTTGACGAAGTTACGCGCTTCAACGAGATGATGAACCGCATGGTCGAACAGCGCGTGGCGGAACTGGGCGTGGCGCACGATACGTTGAAGAAACTCGATAAGAACAAAAGCGATTTTATTCAAGTCGCTGCGCACGAATTGCGCACGCCGCTCACGGTTGTCAAAGGCTACATGGGCATGGTCAAAGCCGCGCCCGCCGTGCAAAGCAACGCGGCGCTTACGCAGGCAGTGGAAGGCGTTTTGCAGGGGACGGAGCGCTTGCATCAGGTGGTCAACAGCATGTTGGATGTGGCGCGGCTGGAAAATCAGGTGTTGAACCCTCACCTCGAACTCGTGACTCTTGCGCCGATCCTGCGACTCATCCAAAAAGATTATGCGGATGACTTGCAGACGCGTCAACTCGCCTTGGAGCTGGATCCAAGCCTCAACTCGGTCCCGCCTGTTCTGGCTGATTCGGAACTCCTCCAAAAAGCGCTGGATAACGTGATCGTCAACGCCATCAAGTTCACGCCGGATGGCGGCAAAATTCACGTGGATGCGGGTGTCGTCCCCAACGGCTCAGACCAATTCTGCGAGATCCGCGTCCACGACACCGGCATCGGCATTGACCCGGCGAATCACAAGATCGTCTTCGAGAAACTCTACCAACTCGGCAAAGTGGAACTGCATTCGTCCGGTCGCACCAAATTCAAAGGCGGTGGACCGGGTTTAGGTCTCGCCATCGCGGCGGGCATCGTCAAAGCGCACCGCGGCAAAATCTGGGTGGAAAGCCCGGGCTACGACGAGGAAAAGTTGCCCGGTAGCACCTTCTTTATTCAAATTCCGCTGGCGAAATAA